The following DNA comes from Cellulomonas soli.
GCGTCACCTTCGAGGAGATGCCGGGTGCGCTCGAGCTGGCCGCCGGCGGGTCGGGCGAGCTGGTCGTGCCCGTGCGCAACGTCGGGGGTACCTCGACGACCGCGGGTGCTCCGGCGGTCGTGCGGATCTCGCTGCCGGCCGGTGTCGTGCCGAGCGTGCCGTCCACGGTCGACGGGTGGACCTGCACGGCGGTGGACGCCAGTGCGTCGCCGACCGTCCGGTGCGTCCGTGACGTGCTCGCCGGCCGCACGTCGAGCGCGGTCCGGCTGTCGCTGACGGCCACGGGGCAGGCGTCGTCCGCCGCGGCCGCGATCACGGTGGAGTCCGACCCGTCCGGGCGTGGTGCCACGGAGCGACGGACGGTCGATCTCGTGGTGACCCCGGCGCCGGTGCCGACCCCGACGCCGACGCCCGTGCCGACGCCGACGCCTGACGAGACGGCGGGGGCGCTTCCCGACCCGACGCCCACCCCGACACCGACGGCCACCCCGACGCCGACGCCGACTCCGACTCCGACTCCGACTCCGACGCCGACTCCGACTCCGACTCCGACGATCACCCCGTCCCCGACCCCCACCCCGAGCGAGAAGCCGGTCGCGTCCCCGGCGCAGCTGGCGCTCGACGTGCCCGGGTCGATCACGGTCGGACCGGGGTCCGGGTCGCTCCCGCTCGGGATCAGCGTGCGCAACGACGGCGGGACGTCGGCGAGCGACGTGCAGGTGCTGGTCGTCTCCCCGTCGTCGGCCTCGCTCGAGGCGGCCGACGGCGCCGGGTGGACGTGCCTCGGTGGCCGGACCACGGGCCTGCTGCCCTGGTCGTTGCTCGGCGGGCGTCTGGTGCTGTGCACGCTCGACGCGCTGCAGCCGGGTGAGCAGCGCGACGTGCCCGTGGGGGTCCGGGTGCCGTACGGGCAGGTGGGCGAGGGCACGGGGCTGTGGGTCCTGGCCTCGGGCGACGATGCCGGTGACTCCTCGCTGGTGTTCATCCCGGTGGTGCGGGCGGACCGCTGAGCGCAGCACATGTCCATCGGTTGGACATGTGGACACCGGCCGTCTCATCTCGTGGTCCCATGGAGCCATGCCCGACCACCGCGCCCGCACGACCCTTCCGGGTCGAATGCCGTCGTGCGTCGTCGGTCGTCGCCGCTGTTGTTGAGCTGAGCGACTGACGCCCCGGCGCGTCCCCCGCGAGCCCCGTCCGCCGTCGCCCCTGCGCGAACGGCCGGCACCTGCTCCTCGTGCCGAGCACCCCAGCCCTGCCCCGACGTGCTGACGCACGTCACTGCCCCGAAGGCGACCCGTGACAGCTCCCACCAGCGTTCCCCCGCGCATCCACGTCACCGACCTGCGCAAGGTCTACGGCGACGGCGAGCGTGCCGTCGTCGCGCTCGACGGCGTCGACCTCACGGTCGGCCCGGGGGAGATCCACGGCGTCGTCGGTCGCTCGGGTGCGGGCAAGTCGACGCTCATCCGTTGCCTCACGGCCCTCGAGCGGCCGACCGGCGGCCACGTCGTCGTCGACGGCGTCGACATCGCGGCGCTGCCGGAGAAGGAGCTGCGGGCCGCCCGTCGGCGCATCGGTCTGGTGTTCCAGAACGTCAACCTGCTCGACTCGCGCACGATCCTGGCCAACGTGGCGTACCCGCTCGAGGTCGCCGGCGCCGGTCGCGCGCAGCGTGCGGCCCGCGCCCAGGAGCTCCTCGAGATCGTCGGGCTGGGCGACCGCGCCCACGCCTACCCCGCCCAGCTGTCCGGCGGTCAGCGGCAGCGCGTGGGCATCGCCCGGGCCCTGGCGGCCGAGCCGGCCGTGCTGCTGCTCGACGAGCCAACCTCCGCGCTCGACCCCGCGACCACCCGGCAGATCCTCACGCTCGTCCGCGAGC
Coding sequences within:
- a CDS encoding methionine ABC transporter ATP-binding protein → MTAPTSVPPRIHVTDLRKVYGDGERAVVALDGVDLTVGPGEIHGVVGRSGAGKSTLIRCLTALERPTGGHVVVDGVDIAALPEKELRAARRRIGLVFQNVNLLDSRTILANVAYPLEVAGAGRAQRAARAQELLEIVGLGDRAHAYPAQLSGGQRQRVGIARALAAEPAVLLLDEPTSALDPATTRQILTLVRELRDRLGISVVIITHEMTVVREVCDTVTLLEHGKVAEHGPVGEVVARYGTRLARELIPVPDLPVGVERTLVEVAYTTDDVATPQVLRVVAGLGGGAEVAAGVIETIAGRRVGRLQLDVSAEQVEATLAALHAAGLHAVVTEPEAPADADQEPQPPAGGAPGRRPPAPDVADALRTTFDRGL